One stretch of Columba livia isolate bColLiv1 breed racing homer chromosome 29, bColLiv1.pat.W.v2, whole genome shotgun sequence DNA includes these proteins:
- the DGKA gene encoding LOW QUALITY PROTEIN: diacylglycerol kinase alpha (The sequence of the model RefSeq protein was modified relative to this genomic sequence to represent the inferred CDS: deleted 1 base in 1 codon) — MEVAPDWATLSPQEFAQVQKYLDYSSRKVQDVLQDFRDGGTFSQHRRGECLDFEGFRLFLRSYLDADDVPEPLCRHLFASFQSGQGGNDLVSIKDVSCYFSLLEGGRPEDKLEFTFKLYDKDGNGLLDSSEVDRIITQMMRVAQYLDWDVTELKPILQEMMREIDYDGSGTVSLAEWLRGGVTNIPLLVLLGLEGHMKDEGQHRWRLKHFNRPVYCNVCAALLVGLRKQGLSCTLCRFTVHERCARRAPPSCVSTYAKSRREAGVQAHVWVQGGCDAAKCGRCHKKIRSFQSLTGLHCVWCHLKIHEECVSLVPPACDCGALRDHVLPPAAIYPVLLERQDSQRDGSGTTGDEPPQGFSTPEGQVLRISPVPNTHPLLVFVNPKSGGKQGERVLRKFQYLLNPRQVYNLQQGGPTPGLNFFRDVPDFRILVCGGDGTVGWILDAIDKANLPRHPPVAILPLGTGNDLARCLRWGGGYAGEDLGRLLQELEGSSAVPLDRWRIHVVPEDAAVAGDPVPYDIINNYFSIGVDASIAHRFHVMREKYPEKFNSRMKNKLWYLEFATSETIFATCKKLKEVLSVECCGTPVALSAALAGLAVLNIPSTHGGSNLWGDTKRVPGGARSPPGAITDAETLKTCVQDVSDGRLEVVGLEGVLEMGQIYTGLKSAGTRLATCSELTLRTLKPLPMQIDGEPWMQPPCTIKITHKNQALMLMGPPPRSSGFFGLKKGPPEV; from the exons acagcagcaggaaggtgcaggatgtgctgcaggaTTTCCGCGACGGGGGGACCTTCTCGCAGCACCGTCGGGGCGAG tgccTGGATTTCGAGGGGTTCAGGCTGTTCCTGCGCAGTTACCTGGACGCCGACGATGTCCCCGAGCCGCTGTGCCGCCACCTCTTCGCCTCCTTCCAGAGCGGCCAAGGGG GCAACGACCTCGTCAGCATTAAGGATGTCTCCTGCTACTTCTCGCTGCTGGAGGGGGGGCGCCCCGAGGACAAGCTGGAGT TCACCTTCAAGCTGTATGACAAGGATGGAAACGGGCTCCTGGACAGTTCG GAGGTGGATCGGATCATCACCCAGATGATGCGGGTGGCCCAGTACCTGGACTGGGACGTCACTGAGCTGAAGCCG ATCCTGCAGGAGATGATGCGGGAGATCGACTACGACGGCAGCGGGACGGTGTCCCTGGCTGAGTGGCTGCGG GGGGGCGTCACCAACATCccgctgctggtgctgctgggcctGGAGGGG CACATGAAGGACGAGGGGCAGCACCGGTGGCGGCTGAAGCATTTTAACCGGCCCGTGTATTGCAACGTGTGCGCGGCGCTGCTGGTGGGGCTGCGCAAGCAGGGGCTGAGCTGCACCC TGTGCAGGTTTACGGTGCACGAGCGCTGCGCGCGCCGCGCGCCCCCCAGCTGCGTCAGCACGTACGCGAAGTCCCGCCGCGAGGCCGGG GTGCAGGCGCACGTCTGGGTCCAGGGCGGCTGCGACGCCGCCAAGTGCGGGCGCTGCCACAAGAAGATCCGGAGCTTCCAGAGCCTGACGGGGCTGCACTGCGTGTGGTGCCACCTCAAG ATCCACGAGGAGTGCGTGTCCCTCGTCCCCCCCGCCTGTGACTGCGGGGCGCTGCGGGACCACGTCCTGCCCCCCGCCGCCATCTACCCCGTCCTGCTG gagcGGCAGGACAGCCAGCGGGATGGCAGCGGGACAACGGGGGACGAGCCCCCCCAGGGTTTCAGCACCCCCGAGGGGCAGGTGCTGCGG ATCAGCCCCGTCCCAAACACCCACCCGCTCCTCGTCTTCGTCAACCCCAAGAGCGGAGGGAAGCAGGGGGAGAG gGTGCTGCGCAAGTTCCAGTATCTGCTCAACCCCCGGCAGGTTTATAACCTGCAGCAGGGAGGACCCACCCCCGG cCTCAATTTCTTCCGGGACGTGCCGGATTTTCGCATCCTGGTGTGTGGCGGGGACGGCACTGTGGGCTGGATCCTGGATGCCATCG aCAAAGCCAACCTGCCCCGCCACCCCCCCGTCGCCATCCTGCCCTTGGGCACCGGTAACGACCTGGCGCGCTGCCTGCGCTGGGGTGGAG GGTACGCGGGGGAGGACCTGGGGCGcctcctgcaggagctggagggcAGCAGCGCGGTGCCCTTGGACCGCTGGCGCATCCACGTTGTCCCCGAGGACGCGGCGGTCGCGGGGGACCCGGTGCCCTACGACATCATCAACAACTATTTCTCCATCGGGGTG GACGCCTCCATCGCCCACCGGTTCCACGTCATGCGGGAGAAATACCCCGAGAAGTTCAACAGCAG GATGAAGAACAAGCTGTGGTACCTCGAATTCGCCACCTCCGAGACCATCTTTGCCACCTGCAAGAAGCTGAAGGAGGTTCTGAGTGTGGAG TGCTGTGGGACCCCCGTGGCGCTGAGCGCGGCGCTGGCGGGGCTGGCGGTGCTCAACATCCCCAGCACCCACGGAGGCTCCAACCTTTGGGGGGACACCAAGCGAGTGCCGGGGGGGGCGCGGAGCCCCCCAGGCGCCATCACTGATGCCGAGACCCTCAAGACCTGCGTGCAGG ATGTGAGCGACGGGCGGCTGGaggtggtggggctggagggggtgCTGGAGATGGGGCAGATCTACACGGGGCTGAAGAGCGCGGGGACGCGGTTGGCGACGTGCTCCGAGCTCACGCTGCG GACGCTGAAGCCCCTGCCCATGCAGATCGATGGGGAGCCCTGGATGCAGCCGCCCTGCACA ATCAAGATCACCCATAAGAACCAAGCGCTGATGCTGATGGGTCCCCCCCCGCGCTCCTCTGGATTCTTTGGCCTCAAAAAGGGCCCCCCCGAGGTGTGA